A single genomic interval of Stieleria maiorica harbors:
- the fmt gene encoding methionyl-tRNA formyltransferase: protein MRIITMGTGPFAVPSFEAIRQSDQTLVSVVTKPEPPVKSRKGPPPAPVRTWAAEHGLPILDPVNINEVDAIKQLQSLQADLLVVCDYGQILKPDALAAAKLGGINLHGSLLPAYRGAAPVQRALLGGDAETGVSVIHMTPKLDGGPILATRRTAISDDETAGQLEQRLSQLGVDLVLECIDALSRWDGESAMGEIQDPALATKAPRLSKKEAQIDWRRDRREIDCHVRGMQPWPVAFTTIQVRENKPPLRLTVLSVTAVEEDIEGLQPGQICGGKQLVVATGDGALRIDSLCPAGKREMSGEEFQRGYQLPRGSQFQ from the coding sequence TTGCGTATCATCACCATGGGAACCGGCCCGTTTGCCGTTCCCTCGTTTGAAGCCATCCGGCAATCCGACCAGACTCTGGTGTCGGTCGTCACCAAACCCGAACCACCGGTGAAAAGCCGCAAAGGCCCGCCACCGGCGCCCGTGCGTACCTGGGCCGCCGAGCACGGTTTGCCGATTCTGGATCCCGTCAACATCAACGAGGTTGATGCGATCAAACAGCTCCAATCGCTGCAGGCTGACCTGTTGGTCGTTTGCGACTACGGCCAAATCCTCAAGCCCGACGCGCTGGCCGCCGCAAAACTGGGTGGCATCAACCTGCACGGGTCATTGTTGCCCGCCTATCGCGGTGCCGCACCGGTCCAGCGAGCCCTGCTTGGCGGTGACGCCGAAACCGGGGTCAGCGTGATTCACATGACGCCGAAGCTGGACGGCGGCCCCATTCTTGCGACCCGCCGGACCGCGATTTCCGACGACGAAACCGCCGGGCAACTCGAACAGCGACTCTCACAGTTGGGCGTCGATCTGGTGCTTGAGTGTATCGACGCCCTGTCACGTTGGGATGGCGAGTCGGCGATGGGCGAAATCCAAGACCCGGCGCTCGCCACCAAGGCGCCGCGTTTAAGCAAAAAGGAAGCACAGATCGATTGGCGACGCGACCGGCGTGAGATCGATTGTCACGTCCGCGGCATGCAACCCTGGCCCGTCGCCTTCACGACCATCCAGGTCCGTGAGAACAAACCACCGCTGCGTTTGACGGTCCTCTCGGTGACGGCAGTCGAAGAGGACATCGAGGGATTGCAGCCCGGACAGATCTGCGGAGGCAAGCAGTTGGTGGTCGCGACTGGGGACGGTGCCTTGCGAATCGACTCGCTCTGTCCGGCCGGCAAACGCGAAATGAGCGGCGAAGAATTTCAACGCGGCTACCAGCTGCCCCGAGGATCGCAGTTTCAGTAG
- the def gene encoding peptide deformylase, producing MSLEIIYYPHPTLRYVSKPIKRVDAELRKIADEMLELMYQAKGVGLAANQVDLPLRMFVANPSGEKGSGEEFVILNPEVSRPKGNEVGEEGCLSLPGLTGDVVRPKSIRISAFDIKGNQIETTLEGFLARIFLHEIDHLDGTLFFDRMSDHATQELEAGIDELETDFRSKQATGSVPSDQELIARLAEWTQKYC from the coding sequence ATGTCTTTGGAAATCATTTACTACCCCCACCCCACGCTTCGCTATGTCAGCAAGCCGATCAAACGCGTCGACGCGGAACTTCGGAAAATCGCCGACGAAATGCTGGAACTGATGTACCAGGCCAAGGGCGTCGGGTTGGCCGCCAACCAGGTCGATCTGCCGCTGAGGATGTTTGTCGCCAATCCTAGCGGCGAAAAAGGCAGCGGCGAAGAATTCGTGATTCTGAACCCCGAGGTCAGCCGTCCCAAGGGCAATGAGGTCGGCGAAGAAGGCTGTCTCAGTTTGCCGGGGCTGACCGGAGACGTCGTCCGCCCCAAATCGATCCGCATCAGCGCGTTCGATATCAAGGGGAACCAAATCGAAACGACGTTGGAAGGTTTCTTGGCCCGAATCTTTCTGCACGAAATCGACCACCTGGACGGGACCCTGTTTTTTGACCGAATGAGTGATCACGCGACCCAGGAATTGGAGGCCGGGATCGACGAACTGGAAACCGATTTTCGTTCCAAACAGGCGACCGGGTCGGTGCCTTCCGATCAAGAGTTGATCGCGCGATTGGCGGAGTGGACGCAGAAGTATTGCTGA
- the mch gene encoding methenyltetrahydromethanopterin cyclohydrolase has translation MDHSPNRAAAELWSSLPADPQARVQGHLIADANVLDFGVETPGSIRAGLLLARACMGGLGRVSIVPCDAARYAVANTVFVETDFPRLGCLGCQYAGWPVQSDDYFAMGSGPMRLLRGKEAMLIEQGLSDSRTDAACGVLESDKLPTASAIESIASDCGVPAKSVTVAVAPSTSIAGSIQIVARSVETAMHKLDDLKFDVRSVVSATGSAPLPPPAKSGDTIGGIGRTNDAMLYGANVSLWVDCPDDAIESILDKIPSSASPDHGRPFRTIFADYNHDFYAVDPSLFSPAVVTLHNLRSGRTFTAGRIVTEILRESFGT, from the coding sequence ATGGATCACTCGCCGAACCGAGCCGCCGCCGAACTCTGGTCCAGCCTGCCAGCCGACCCACAAGCGCGAGTTCAGGGTCACTTGATCGCCGATGCGAATGTGTTGGATTTCGGCGTCGAGACCCCGGGATCGATTCGGGCCGGCTTGTTGCTGGCTCGAGCCTGCATGGGCGGATTGGGGCGAGTATCGATCGTTCCGTGTGACGCCGCTCGATACGCCGTCGCCAATACCGTGTTTGTTGAAACGGATTTCCCGCGGCTGGGCTGTCTGGGATGCCAGTACGCCGGTTGGCCCGTCCAATCCGACGACTACTTCGCGATGGGCAGCGGTCCGATGCGATTGCTGCGTGGCAAGGAAGCGATGCTGATTGAGCAAGGACTTTCGGACAGTCGCACCGATGCGGCTTGCGGCGTCTTGGAATCCGACAAATTGCCGACGGCATCAGCGATCGAATCGATTGCGTCTGACTGCGGGGTGCCGGCAAAATCGGTAACCGTTGCCGTCGCCCCGAGCACGTCGATCGCTGGATCGATTCAGATTGTTGCCCGCAGCGTCGAAACCGCAATGCACAAACTGGACGACTTGAAATTCGACGTCCGCAGTGTGGTTTCTGCGACCGGGTCGGCTCCCTTGCCGCCGCCGGCCAAATCTGGCGACACGATTGGCGGGATCGGCCGAACCAACGACGCGATGCTGTACGGCGCGAACGTTTCGTTGTGGGTGGATTGTCCCGATGACGCGATCGAATCGATCTTGGACAAGATCCCCAGCTCGGCGTCGCCGGATCATGGCCGACCCTTTCGAACGATCTTCGCCGATTACAACCACGACTTTTATGCCGTGGACCCGTCGCTCTTCAGCCCCGCGGTGGTGACGCTGCACAATCTCCGCTCGGGACGAACCTTCACCGCCGGTCGCATCGTCACGGAGATCTTGCGCGAGTCGTTCGGCACATGA
- a CDS encoding ATP-grasp domain-containing protein has product MTAVSLARRRLLMLGPDSGWHADQLRGAARRRGHQLDIASYESMAAGVASPGSPLSLRCDAGRLLDYDAILTRTMPGGSMEKITFRLAMLHAIADQLIPHRTAIVNPPRALEWSIDKFASLAKLVAAGYPTPPTRFVQSRREAMQAFEELGGDCVVKPIFGGEGRGVMRIRDAQLAWYSFSTLEQLDAVLQIQTFISPGGRDTRLLVVGRRVYGVRRSNERSFRSNVSAGANCQRFEVDATLEATARQITQRFGLVFASVDLIDNDHGPPLFLEVNAIPGWKGAQSVIDRSIADSVIEALEAESERLTS; this is encoded by the coding sequence ATGACCGCGGTGTCCCTCGCCCGACGCCGGCTGCTGATGCTGGGACCGGATAGCGGGTGGCATGCCGACCAACTGCGCGGCGCGGCGCGGCGGCGAGGCCATCAATTGGACATCGCGTCGTATGAATCGATGGCGGCCGGCGTCGCGAGTCCCGGATCACCGCTGTCGCTTCGCTGTGACGCGGGCCGCTTGCTCGATTATGACGCGATCCTGACACGGACGATGCCGGGCGGTTCGATGGAGAAGATCACGTTCCGCTTGGCGATGCTGCACGCGATTGCCGATCAACTGATCCCACACCGGACGGCGATCGTCAATCCGCCGCGGGCGCTGGAATGGTCGATCGACAAATTTGCCAGTTTGGCAAAGCTGGTCGCCGCCGGTTACCCGACGCCGCCGACACGTTTCGTACAATCGCGTCGCGAGGCCATGCAGGCGTTCGAGGAACTCGGCGGTGACTGTGTGGTCAAGCCGATATTCGGCGGGGAAGGGCGCGGCGTGATGCGGATCCGCGACGCCCAACTCGCCTGGTACAGTTTCTCCACGCTGGAACAATTAGACGCCGTGCTGCAAATCCAGACGTTCATTTCTCCCGGCGGCCGCGACACGCGGTTGTTGGTCGTGGGCCGGCGGGTTTACGGCGTGCGGCGTTCCAACGAGCGATCGTTCCGTTCCAATGTTTCTGCAGGCGCCAATTGCCAACGTTTCGAAGTCGATGCGACGCTGGAAGCAACGGCTCGGCAAATCACCCAACGGTTCGGTCTGGTGTTCGCCTCGGTTGATTTGATCGACAATGACCACGGCCCCCCGTTGTTCCTTGAGGTCAATGCGATTCCGGGTTGGAAAGGCGCGCAGAGTGTGATCGACCGGTCGATCGCCGATTCCGTCATCGAGGCGTTGGAGGCCGAATCCGAGAGGTTGACATCATGA
- a CDS encoding fatty acid CoA ligase family protein: MSSEVRDGNVASRLRVIASLAPGAIAIAQPNGPPANDGNRSYALTTFQNLDERTERIARGLVAWGIRPGMRLAMLVPFGAQFIELVFALLKAGVIVVLIDPGIGRKHLVKCLSDARPDGFVGIPKAQAIRTLLRHRFPTATWNVTLGRRYFWGGKTLDQIIQLGADGADKDQSSPRKTTALPTINRPDPAAIIFTTGSTGPPKGVLYSHGTFHAQIDRIRERYDIHRGSRDLACFPLFGLFDAVMGVTTIIPDMDPTRPADVDPQRLIEAARQWEVDQAFGSPALWNTVVRWCDQHAVKQPFPTLRRVLSAGAPVPAATMAKLRGLIAEDGEIFTPYGATEALPIASIESREVIAETGPAAIKGKGVCVGTRFQDVRWKVIEIDDGPIETIDQVTELPKGKIGELMVTGPMVTRKYVVRSDQNAMHKVIDGDTVWHRMGDVGYLDANDRFWFCGRKAHRVRNGKKTWYTVPCEAIFNAHEHVYRSALVGRGQPGHQTPVILIEPLREFWPKTNQESQRLVEQLLDLAARNPNTRTIQEVIIRDEPLPVDIRHNSKIFREKLAAELQ, encoded by the coding sequence ATGAGCAGCGAAGTTCGAGACGGGAACGTGGCTTCACGGCTTCGCGTGATTGCGTCTTTGGCGCCCGGTGCGATCGCCATCGCCCAGCCCAATGGACCGCCCGCCAACGACGGAAACCGCAGCTACGCCCTGACGACGTTTCAAAACTTGGACGAGCGGACCGAGAGAATCGCACGCGGCTTGGTGGCCTGGGGAATCCGCCCCGGCATGCGTTTGGCAATGCTGGTGCCCTTCGGAGCGCAATTCATTGAGTTGGTGTTCGCCCTTTTGAAAGCCGGTGTGATCGTCGTGTTGATCGATCCGGGCATCGGTCGAAAGCACCTGGTCAAGTGCCTCTCCGACGCGCGGCCGGACGGGTTCGTCGGAATCCCCAAAGCCCAGGCGATCCGGACCTTGCTGCGGCATCGCTTTCCGACCGCGACCTGGAACGTCACGCTGGGACGGCGCTATTTCTGGGGCGGGAAAACCCTGGACCAAATCATTCAGCTTGGTGCCGATGGTGCGGACAAGGACCAATCGTCACCACGAAAGACGACGGCGCTGCCGACGATCAATCGCCCCGATCCCGCGGCAATCATTTTCACGACCGGCAGCACCGGACCTCCCAAAGGCGTCTTGTACAGTCACGGGACCTTTCACGCCCAAATCGACCGGATCCGAGAACGCTATGACATCCATCGTGGGTCACGCGACCTGGCCTGTTTCCCACTGTTCGGACTGTTCGATGCCGTGATGGGAGTCACCACCATCATCCCCGACATGGATCCCACACGTCCGGCGGACGTCGATCCGCAACGATTGATCGAAGCTGCCCGACAATGGGAAGTCGATCAAGCATTCGGTTCGCCCGCGCTGTGGAACACCGTCGTGCGTTGGTGCGATCAACATGCCGTCAAGCAACCGTTTCCGACGTTGCGACGCGTGCTTTCGGCCGGCGCCCCCGTGCCCGCGGCGACGATGGCCAAACTGCGTGGGCTGATCGCCGAGGACGGAGAGATTTTCACGCCCTACGGAGCGACCGAAGCGCTTCCGATCGCGTCGATCGAATCACGCGAAGTGATCGCGGAAACCGGACCGGCGGCGATCAAGGGCAAGGGCGTCTGTGTCGGCACCCGGTTCCAGGACGTCCGCTGGAAGGTGATCGAAATCGACGACGGTCCGATCGAAACGATCGATCAAGTGACCGAACTGCCCAAGGGAAAGATCGGCGAATTGATGGTCACCGGCCCCATGGTGACGCGAAAGTATGTCGTCCGCAGCGACCAGAATGCGATGCACAAAGTCATCGATGGGGACACCGTGTGGCATCGCATGGGCGACGTCGGGTACTTGGACGCAAACGATCGCTTCTGGTTCTGTGGCCGAAAGGCGCACCGCGTTCGAAACGGGAAAAAAACCTGGTACACCGTCCCCTGCGAAGCGATCTTCAACGCCCACGAGCATGTCTATCGATCGGCCCTGGTCGGTCGCGGCCAGCCAGGCCATCAAACGCCGGTCATTTTGATCGAACCGTTGCGAGAGTTTTGGCCAAAGACGAACCAGGAATCGCAACGTCTGGTGGAGCAACTGCTAGACCTGGCCGCCAGAAACCCCAACACGCGAACGATCCAAGAAGTGATCATCCGCGACGAACCGCTGCCGGTGGACATCCGGCACAACAGCAAGATCTTTCGCGAAAAACTTGCCGCGGAACTGCAGTGA
- a CDS encoding rhomboid family intramembrane serine protease, producing MIIPYSTDAPLYHLPWVTGGIIVTNVVIFFATTFQVLIGNLEPEQIDWLLIQFNQINPLQWLTGNFMHFDPFHLMGNMFFLFCFGLVVEGKVGNTRFLAIYLASCVLIGAVAQVPMFLMGGQEAAAGASGVISTLMVIALIWAPENEISVFYFFFPFFGTAEPRIVTICVFFIGMDVLTVVFSGFAMSGAMGHVIGALMGFPIGIYYLRTDQIDCEGWDVISRNDWLQEYPLLYGEKQRQRDQDKYDEIENPVEKALQVSGGDVSKSQWIGLASTKRKPATARATAAATSATTAIAPKKKTRRKKRKTTEVTPEHVAQKCQAHPEFNRLAYVLRQSLDSNNLHAAGQAFLRLDALTIGAGLAEPTLMRYATQLCSNRQWVDAIRPLAILIEKRGSLADDACLRLAQIQLRVLKRNDHAIATLEKIVAPQDQVIDPDKEARLRKRDELLSVARGV from the coding sequence ATGATCATCCCCTACAGCACTGACGCGCCTCTATACCATCTGCCATGGGTGACCGGCGGGATCATCGTCACGAACGTTGTGATTTTCTTTGCGACGACGTTCCAGGTGTTGATCGGGAACTTGGAACCGGAGCAGATCGATTGGTTGTTGATTCAGTTCAACCAGATCAATCCGCTGCAATGGCTGACGGGCAACTTTATGCATTTTGACCCGTTCCACCTGATGGGCAACATGTTCTTCCTGTTCTGTTTCGGGTTGGTGGTCGAAGGCAAGGTCGGCAACACGCGTTTCTTGGCGATCTATCTGGCGTCCTGTGTGCTGATCGGGGCGGTGGCTCAAGTGCCGATGTTTTTGATGGGCGGCCAGGAAGCAGCGGCCGGAGCATCGGGCGTGATTTCGACGTTGATGGTGATCGCGCTGATCTGGGCGCCGGAGAATGAGATCAGTGTCTTCTACTTTTTCTTCCCTTTCTTTGGGACCGCCGAACCGCGCATCGTCACGATATGCGTGTTTTTTATCGGCATGGACGTTCTGACCGTCGTGTTCAGCGGGTTCGCGATGTCGGGCGCGATGGGACACGTGATCGGAGCGTTGATGGGGTTCCCGATCGGGATTTATTATCTGCGGACCGACCAGATCGATTGCGAAGGCTGGGACGTGATCTCGCGCAATGACTGGCTGCAGGAATACCCGCTGCTGTACGGCGAAAAGCAACGCCAGCGTGACCAGGACAAGTACGACGAGATCGAGAACCCGGTTGAAAAGGCGTTGCAGGTGTCCGGTGGCGATGTATCCAAGAGCCAGTGGATCGGGCTGGCGTCCACCAAACGAAAACCCGCAACCGCACGGGCAACGGCCGCTGCGACATCCGCGACCACGGCGATCGCACCGAAAAAGAAGACGCGTCGAAAGAAACGCAAGACGACCGAAGTGACGCCCGAGCACGTGGCCCAGAAATGTCAGGCACATCCGGAATTCAATCGTTTGGCATACGTGCTCCGCCAAAGCTTGGATTCAAACAACTTGCACGCCGCCGGGCAGGCGTTCTTGCGGCTGGATGCGTTAACAATCGGAGCGGGTTTGGCGGAACCGACCTTGATGCGTTATGCCACCCAGCTGTGCTCCAACCGACAGTGGGTCGATGCGATTCGGCCGTTGGCGATTTTGATTGAAAAACGTGGTTCGCTGGCCGACGACGCCTGTCTGCGGTTGGCCCAGATTCAGCTGCGTGTCTTGAAGCGGAACGATCATGCCATCGCGACGCTGGAAAAGATCGTCGCGCCGCAAGACCAGGTGATCGATCCCGACAAAGAAGCCCGCCTGCGGAAACGTGACGAATTGCTCAGTGTGGCGCGTGGCGTCTGA
- the lepB gene encoding signal peptidase I, with protein MTRKPKKSSDTGKVGKKSGSKDESQADDRTPEQRFGDSIRTSAHRETVEAFVVAFVLALLFRAFVAEAFVIPTGSMAPTLMGAHKDVDCQQCDHRFQIGASKERRGPYQDDTVVAGICPNCRFVNNLDLADDSNAATFNGDRILVSKFAYTLSEPERWDVIVFKFPGNPKQNYIKRLVGLPNETVSVMHGDVYAAPTEQPASETILRKPADKLLAMRHHVYDSDQQSDLLIKSSYPSRIQPWHENTSSPPTDSWTIDRSKEGLVAKVEPGDASRTHWLRYFHRWPTEAQWDSAANGGTLGNVDPYSSRLITDFYSYDCYITVPSRDVYDKTPSNGRWSGSPTFNPDYQSGGPLSQFRGDARFGERDLADDGLHWVGDLIVESDVTASGECKELTLELVEAGIQYQCRIDLENGNATLSILDGQQALEFSGPDGKKTATVTGSTAARSGDSFSVRYSNCDDQLLLWIDDSLVEFDGPTTFDAREFRSKDEAYPRYQDGVHPLDAAPLGIAVRGGAATIDRVKIDRDKYYVATDNSSFGIFDYDMNVLYQLAQQNVSFRDIQAVMARPDLWEQFPGWQTRRKVTFPLAEDQFFPMGDNSPESLDARCWAGTKLGHRLPDRFRDQAYMFADASYVPRDLLVGKALMVFWPHPWKSPVPFTPNFDRFRFIR; from the coding sequence ATGACGCGAAAACCGAAGAAATCGAGCGATACCGGCAAGGTCGGCAAAAAGTCCGGCTCAAAGGACGAGTCGCAAGCAGACGATCGGACACCTGAACAGCGGTTCGGCGATTCGATTCGCACCTCGGCGCACCGCGAAACGGTCGAAGCGTTTGTCGTCGCCTTCGTGCTGGCATTGCTATTTCGGGCCTTTGTCGCCGAAGCCTTTGTGATCCCCACCGGTTCAATGGCGCCGACCCTGATGGGGGCCCACAAGGACGTCGATTGTCAGCAGTGCGACCATCGTTTTCAAATCGGCGCCAGCAAGGAGCGCCGCGGCCCCTACCAGGACGACACGGTTGTTGCCGGCATCTGCCCCAATTGTCGCTTCGTGAACAATCTGGATCTGGCCGACGACAGCAACGCGGCCACCTTCAACGGCGACCGCATTCTGGTCAGCAAGTTCGCCTACACGCTCAGCGAACCCGAACGCTGGGACGTGATCGTGTTCAAGTTCCCGGGGAATCCGAAACAAAACTACATCAAACGACTGGTCGGACTGCCCAATGAAACCGTCAGCGTCATGCATGGTGACGTCTACGCAGCCCCGACCGAGCAACCGGCGTCGGAGACCATCCTCCGCAAGCCGGCCGACAAACTGTTGGCGATGCGACACCACGTCTATGACTCCGACCAGCAATCGGATTTGCTGATTAAATCAAGCTATCCCAGCCGCATCCAACCCTGGCACGAAAACACGTCGTCACCGCCGACGGATTCATGGACGATCGACCGTAGCAAAGAAGGCTTGGTCGCCAAAGTCGAACCCGGCGACGCATCAAGAACGCATTGGCTGCGATACTTCCATCGCTGGCCGACCGAGGCCCAGTGGGACAGCGCCGCCAACGGAGGAACACTGGGCAATGTCGATCCCTACAGCAGCCGGCTGATCACCGATTTCTACAGCTATGACTGCTACATTACCGTTCCCAGCCGCGACGTCTATGACAAGACGCCTTCCAACGGTCGTTGGTCCGGATCGCCGACGTTCAATCCGGACTACCAGTCCGGTGGTCCATTGTCGCAGTTTCGTGGTGACGCCCGATTCGGCGAGCGCGACTTGGCCGACGACGGGCTGCATTGGGTCGGCGATTTGATCGTCGAATCCGACGTGACCGCGTCGGGCGAGTGCAAGGAACTGACGCTGGAGTTGGTCGAAGCAGGGATCCAGTACCAATGCCGGATCGACCTGGAAAACGGCAACGCGACGCTCTCGATCCTGGACGGCCAACAAGCGTTGGAGTTTTCCGGCCCGGACGGAAAAAAGACCGCGACGGTCACCGGATCAACCGCAGCTCGCTCGGGCGATTCGTTTTCGGTGCGGTACAGCAATTGTGATGATCAATTGCTGTTGTGGATCGACGATTCGTTGGTCGAATTTGACGGCCCGACGACCTTTGATGCCCGCGAATTCCGCAGCAAAGACGAAGCCTATCCGCGTTATCAAGACGGCGTCCATCCGCTCGATGCCGCCCCGCTGGGGATCGCCGTGCGTGGCGGAGCGGCGACGATCGATCGTGTCAAAATTGACCGCGACAAATACTACGTCGCCACCGACAACAGCTCGTTCGGCATTTTTGACTATGACATGAACGTGCTGTATCAGCTCGCACAACAAAACGTCAGTTTCCGTGACATCCAAGCGGTGATGGCGCGTCCGGATCTGTGGGAACAATTCCCGGGCTGGCAAACTCGCCGCAAGGTCACCTTCCCGCTGGCAGAGGACCAGTTTTTCCCGATGGGCGACAACAGCCCGGAAAGTCTGGACGCGCGTTGCTGGGCGGGGACCAAACTGGGCCATCGGTTGCCGGACCGATTCCGCGATCAGGCGTACATGTTCGCCGATGCGTCTTACGTCCCGCGCGATCTATTGGTGGGCAAGGCGCTGATGGTATTCTGGCCACACCCGTGGAAATCCCCGGTGCCGTTCACGCCAAATTTTGACCGCTTCCGATTCATCCGTTAG
- the lptB gene encoding LPS export ABC transporter ATP-binding protein: MRSDHDESTTVLEATDLQKTYGRRRVVDGVNLHVGKAEIVGLLGPNGAGKSTSFRMICGMIQPDRGRVYLDGRDVTDWPMFRRARDGHMGYLPQEPSVFKKLTVEQNISALLELLGMDRKQRKERTNELLEEFNITHIRKSRAAGLSGGERRRLEIARCLVSDPKIVMLDEPFAGIDPVTVQSIQGVITQLRDSGISVLITDHAAREILGTVDRCYVIYQGRVLIDGTPEEVKQHPKVREEYLGDMDGAARSKTVMEPMPEPSPVLDVPPESQRAPVPPPHFQRKRVLRRRSNVSDV; encoded by the coding sequence ATGCGTTCCGATCACGACGAATCAACGACCGTTCTGGAAGCGACCGATCTGCAAAAAACCTACGGCCGGCGACGCGTCGTCGACGGCGTGAACCTGCATGTCGGCAAGGCGGAGATCGTCGGCTTGTTGGGCCCCAACGGGGCGGGCAAGTCGACCAGTTTTCGAATGATCTGTGGCATGATCCAGCCCGATCGCGGGCGTGTCTACCTGGACGGACGCGATGTCACCGATTGGCCGATGTTTCGTCGCGCCCGAGACGGACACATGGGCTACCTGCCTCAGGAACCCAGCGTGTTCAAGAAGCTGACCGTCGAACAAAACATCTCCGCATTGCTGGAGCTGTTGGGGATGGATCGCAAGCAGCGCAAAGAACGAACCAACGAACTGTTGGAAGAATTCAACATCACGCACATTCGCAAGAGCCGCGCGGCGGGTCTGAGCGGTGGTGAACGGCGACGGCTGGAGATCGCTCGTTGTTTGGTTTCGGATCCCAAGATCGTCATGCTGGACGAACCGTTTGCGGGCATCGACCCGGTGACCGTCCAGTCGATCCAAGGGGTGATCACGCAACTGCGTGATTCGGGAATCAGCGTGTTGATCACCGACCACGCCGCCCGCGAGATTTTGGGAACGGTGGACCGATGTTATGTCATCTACCAGGGCCGTGTGTTGATCGACGGCACGCCGGAGGAAGTCAAACAGCATCCCAAGGTCCGCGAGGAATACTTGGGCGACATGGACGGAGCGGCCCGTTCCAAGACCGTGATGGAACCGATGCCGGAACCGTCACCGGTCCTTGACGTTCCCCCGGAATCGCAGCGTGCCCCCGTTCCGCCACCGCACTTTCAACGCAAACGCGTGTTACGGCGACGGTCGAATGTTTCGGATGTGTAA
- the bioD gene encoding dethiobiotin synthase yields MKIVFVSGTGTEVGKTYVAQQLAVAKRDAGIRIGVYKPVASGCIRQGGNSEADSTTVAGELVSTDAIALWESAGCPLDLDAVCPQRFEAAVAPDEAARRSGRQVDVSLISRGAERWRDHCDTLIIEGAGGLLSPLADDLLNIDLFRMFPDAELYLVAANRLGVIHEVLATCRAAAVSQVTVDRLYLSATGPTTDDSGRSNADQIRHWLPQLDVREVGWKQGLDEVRRFRG; encoded by the coding sequence TTGAAGATCGTCTTCGTTTCGGGAACCGGCACGGAAGTCGGAAAGACTTACGTTGCACAACAACTTGCGGTTGCCAAACGGGACGCCGGTATTCGCATAGGAGTTTACAAGCCGGTTGCCAGTGGTTGTATCCGGCAAGGGGGCAATTCGGAAGCGGATTCGACAACTGTTGCGGGCGAGCTTGTTTCCACCGACGCCATCGCGCTTTGGGAGTCGGCGGGATGCCCCTTGGATCTGGATGCCGTTTGCCCGCAGCGATTCGAGGCGGCGGTGGCACCGGACGAGGCGGCCAGGCGGTCGGGGCGACAGGTGGACGTGTCGCTAATAAGTCGCGGCGCGGAACGTTGGCGTGACCACTGTGACACGTTGATCATCGAAGGTGCCGGGGGGCTGCTGAGCCCGCTTGCCGACGACCTGTTGAACATCGACCTGTTTCGAATGTTTCCTGATGCGGAACTCTATCTGGTCGCGGCCAATCGATTGGGCGTGATCCATGAAGTCCTGGCGACCTGCCGCGCGGCGGCTGTTTCACAGGTCACCGTCGACCGTCTGTACCTGTCCGCGACCGGTCCGACCACGGATGATTCCGGCCGCAGCAACGCCGACCAAATCCGCCATTGGTTGCCACAATTGGACGTTCGAGAAGTGGGTTGGAAACAGGGTTTAGACGAGGTAAGAAGATTTCGGGGGTAA